Part of the Geobacter pickeringii genome, TGTAGTACCCCTGAATGAAACGGGCCACACCGCGAAAGATGAAGACGACCATCACCGCCACCGGCAGGAAGATGAATATCGTCATATCCTTATCGGCAAAGATCTTCTTGAGCAGCGGCTCCACCATCCAGGCGATGGCGGCGTCGGTCCCGCCGACGCAGAGCGATGCCACCATGGAGATGACGATCCGGCCCCAATAGGGTTTACTGTACTGGAGTATTCGCTTGAACGTTTCCATTGACCTGCTTTCCGAGCATATTCAGAACAATTGCGGCAACCTTCTCCGAACAGCCGCCGGAGCCGAGTTTCTCCTTCACCATCCCGAGTTTCTTCCGCACCTCCCGGGAGTACTCCCCGTCGTCCAGATAGCGGCCGATCTCCGCCGCGATCCGCCCCGCCGAGGCCTCGTGCTGGATCAGCTCCGGCACCACCCGCTCTCCTGCCACGATATTGCAGATGCCGATGTGGTCCACCTTGATCAGCCGCTTTCCCACGTGGTAGGTCAGGGGGGAGACCGTGTAGATGATCACCATCGGCACCCCCATGAGGGCAATCTCCAGGGTCACGGTGCCGGATACGGAGACGATGGCATCGCAGACCTGCATCACATCGTAGACCGTCTCCCGCACCACGGTCACGTCGAGCCCCGATGCCCCCAGGTGCGGCTCGATATCCGCCGCAGTCAGGCTGGGTGCCAGGGGAAGGACGAACTGAAGATCCGGATAGTGCTGCCTGAGCACGGCCGCGCTCTCAAGGATGATCGGAAAGAGCCGGGCGATCTCCCCCCTGCGGCTGCCGGGAAAGAGGCCGACGGTGCGTCGTGCGGGGTCGAGACCTAAGGCAGCGACGGCCTCACCGCGGGTCATGGTCGGCCGCACGATATCGGCCAGAGGATGCCCCACGAAGGTGACCGGCACCCCCTCCTTCTCGTAGAACGGCACCTCGAACGGAAAGACCACCGCCATGTGATCGACGAGCCGGGCGATCTTCCTGACGCGCCCCACCCGCCAGGCCCAGACCTGGGGACTGATGTAGTAAAGCACCTTTACCCCGGCCCGGCGGGCGACCTTGGCCAACATCAGGTTGAAATCGGGGTAATCGATGAGGATCAGCAGGTCCGGGGGGTCGTTCCGGAGGATCCGCCGCATGGCCATGAAGGCGCGGGAGATGACGTCGAAGTGGGCGAGGACCTCCACAAGGCCGACCACCGCCATCTCGGACGCATCAACAAGGGTCTGCACCCCCGCCTCCCGCATGCGGGAG contains:
- the lpxB gene encoding lipid-A-disaccharide synthase → MGDLLKKRVMIVAGEASGDLHGSNLVKEALRLAPSLSFFGIGGSRMREAGVQTLVDASEMAVVGLVEVLAHFDVISRAFMAMRRILRNDPPDLLILIDYPDFNLMLAKVARRAGVKVLYYISPQVWAWRVGRVRKIARLVDHMAVVFPFEVPFYEKEGVPVTFVGHPLADIVRPTMTRGEAVAALGLDPARRTVGLFPGSRRGEIARLFPIILESAAVLRQHYPDLQFVLPLAPSLTAADIEPHLGASGLDVTVVRETVYDVMQVCDAIVSVSGTVTLEIALMGVPMVIIYTVSPLTYHVGKRLIKVDHIGICNIVAGERVVPELIQHEASAGRIAAEIGRYLDDGEYSREVRKKLGMVKEKLGSGGCSEKVAAIVLNMLGKQVNGNVQANTPVQ